From Acinonyx jubatus isolate Ajub_Pintada_27869175 chromosome E2, VMU_Ajub_asm_v1.0, whole genome shotgun sequence:
CAGGAGAGAATTGGATTTTATGTTCCCACGGGTTTCCCTTCCCTTCGCCGGCCAACTTCACAGACGCTGCTGTCCCTCCATCCCCCGCATCTGTCTGCTCTGAGCAGGTGACTCTCTTACCACAGGCAATTCCCTAGCGTCCTGCGTGTGGGGCCCCCTGGGCTCCCAGAGAGGAACGTCTCCATCTcacaacataaaaacagaaaaaatagcatttattggTGTTCCCACCCATCTTGTCAGAAGAGTCTCCACACACGAAGAAGCTGTTCGTGATTAGGAGCTCCCCCGACTTGGAGCTCTCCCTGGAAAGCTCCAGTCTCGACAGACACCCTCACCTGTTTTCATCAAAGGAGCGGCCTAGCCATTCACGTTCTAGGAAGTGTCTCCCTGCTCCCCACGTCTGGGTAAGTGCAGGCCTCTGTCTTGTCCCCCAGCTCAGGCAGTGACAGTCCCTGCAAACATCAGGGACTCCGCGCTCCGCCGGTTCCCGGGGCTTTTCCCCGAGGCCAGCGGCCGTGCACTTTCCGGTTCATCGCATGGAATGCTATAAAGCCTGTGCGCGACAGTTGGGATTTGATACGGTTTGTGATTTTTACTGCTTCGTCGCGGACATTTGCAACCCAAACCAGGTTCTATTGTTTCAGCGCGAGCCGGGGGAGAAAGACGGACGGGCACCCCCACGGTCCGTGCTGCGGCCTTGATCTGTGCCGAGGTCCGCTCACTACGCCCGCTGTTTCCGTGCAAATGTGGGTCAAGACAGAATCTCGCGGAGCCTCCGAAGGGGCTTGGGGGCCTCCCCTGGGTTTCCTGGAGCACACTCTGAGCAGACTCCGATGTAAACGCACAGCAGAGATGGTGTTTCCTTGTCCCTTCCCACCCGGTCCTCTGTCGGGCAGCCGGAGTGTCCGGGTGGTCAGCTGGCCCCCTGCtgctgagaccccccccccccagggcttcCGGTCCAAGCACAGAGCCTCTTGGGGGGtgtttctgtctgcctctcctccccgccccacctCTGCAGGGGGAGGCACCCTCCGTGTTCCCAGCTGAGGTGGATGAGGACTGGATGGCGGCCCTGGGGCTGCAAACACCTGCAGGGGGAGCTCACGCTCTGCTATgcaggggggtgggaaggggggggcaGGACCCAGCTCTGTCCACTGTAGGATTTCAGATGGCTTCTAGCTCGCTGCTGCCTCAGGGAACCCCGGGGAGGGAACATTGAATCTGGGTGCTTCTGGGCTCAGATATGGCACCCCGGTACACGGGTGGAAGAACATGTGGCTGGCTTCTTCCTGTTCCGGCAGGGCCTGGGACCCCCGGAGGCTCCCTCCTCAGTCTGCCATGGACAGTCCGCCCGGGACTTGCCCACTGCACGCGCTTGTCCCTCAGGGCTGGTCTCCCCATCTCGGCCGTCCGACCAGCAACCTTGGTTCCCCCTTTCTGAGTAGGCAGCGTCCTCGGGCGGGTTAGGATGCCGACAGCTTGGGGTGGGCGCTCTGCCCCTCACGCGCTCTCCACATACTCGCGGCTCGTGCTTGAACCCACACCTTGCGTCTCCCCACTGGCGGCCTTGCTGAGATCTCTGTGCGCTCGCTCGCAGAGCCAGCCCCGTTTTCCCTGGAGCTTACAGCCGCCTCCGTTTCAGGCCCCACCTAGCGAAGTGGGTGGTCTGGCTCTGGCTCGCATCTCCACGTGGTAAGTGGCACCCACGTCGTGCCCACGGGGAGGCTGTGGGGCCGCAGGGACCTTTCGCTTTCTCCTTGTTAAGTGTTAGAAGCCTGCCTGCAAGGCCGTGTTgctgcaggggcccctgggggagTGTGAGGGGGACACTCAGGATGCCCAGAAAACACACGGAGGGATACAcaaccccagccccagctccaagGAGCTCCTGCTACGGTGCTCCCTCCCTGAGGTAACCCTGGCGGCTGTGCCCACCGCGGTCACAGGCAAGGTGTGTTCTGTCCCCGCCAACGGGCTCAGAAACCACGTGGTGTGTGTTGGCCGAGGGCGGAGAGCGGGCAGTGGGCTGTGGCCGCAGACTCCCCACTGACCGTAACATGGGCCGGGGGCCAGGCTGACTGCTCTCTTCGCCCGCCGTGCTCCGTGTTCTGTCGGCTGAGGGCGGGCAGCTGGAGCTGTGCCCGTTGTGGGGACAGCGGCCCAAGGAGGGCGCCTTGTGGGCTTGCTGCTGGGGTGAGGAGTCCGCTCAAAGGAGCACGTCCTGCCTTAGGAGCGTGTTCTGCGCTCTGCCCGTGCCTGGGCCTCGCCTGTGTGGGTCTCGCTTCTGTCGGACTGTGGACAGGCTGGGGACGTCCACTGCCTTTCTTGCTGCGGCTCTGACCAGAGAGCGGCTAATGATGGGATTCCAAGCATTGGACCGAGGGATGCTGAGAATTTCTTGGAGTTGGGGTTGGCAGGGCCCCTCCGTACCGGGGAATGGGGTCAGGGTCGTCTGAGTTGCTACGGTCAAAGCAGTGACAGACCCGTGGGACTGCACCgacctggggaggggccaggCTTCATCCTGTGTCTTCCGTTGGCTTTGAGCCCGTGCGGCCGACGCTGAGACGGGGTGGGTCTGGCATCGGCCACACACGTCCacgtaagcaggggaaggggtttTCCCTGTGCCTCGAGGGGGCTTGGCTCTCCCATGACCGTGTAGCCTCTGCTTTGAATCTGGTCGCCTTAGCGATGTGGgtcctgcggggggggggggggggagggcggggcgggcAGCCCCTGGCACGGGCCGTCGGGGTCACCTGTGTCTCTGAGAAATTTGGTCCTCAGATTCTGTGGTTGTACAAGGTTATGTATTTGGAGTCCTGGGAAATATGGTGTATCGTTGCACTTCTGTGGGGTGAGTGACTGTTGCACACGCCCCCTCTTGTTCCTCCTGCTGCACAaagcttttaaagtattttgggTCTTGGGATGCATAAAGTTTCGAGTTTGGGTTTCTAGCTCTCTGTTAACCGCCACTGATCTGACTTCTGACCTCGTGAAGGTGTGCGGTGGGCGTCCTGGTGGTGGACTCTCCACACCGTACGGGTCGGCCTCCCGTGGCACGGTGGCAGCAGGGCCACTGGGGCTGTGGCGCACTGACACGCGGAGGAGGCGCCCAGGCCGCTTCTGTGGCTGGTCTGCACCGAGGAGCTTGGTGGCCCCCCCGGGGCAGGCTGGGTGGTGCCGGCACCAGGTGCTCAGGCCGTTGGGTCCGTGTCACGATGCCCCATACGGCCGGGGGACGAGTGTGACAGCCCCAAGGTGGGCGGTGACAGGACGTGGGTGGTGGCCACACTTGTGTTTGCGGGAGCCACTCCGAGAGAGAGCGAGCCCCCGGCTGCCTCTGAGTCCCGGAGCTGGAGCCGCGTGCAAACCCAGCATCAGGAAGGGGAGGCTCCCTgtccccaaccctccccccccccccccgcccccagtatGAGCGCCTTGATCCGGGAGCCCGCGGGCGGGCGGCGTGGCCACTGGCAGATCCCAGCCGTTGACACAGTGAGGGCTCGCAAACGTCTTAGCTCCCCTGACAGCAGGCAGCTGGGTCAGGGTCTCACGCCCGCGGGGGGCAGGGGACTCACCCCTGGGGCACTAGTGGGCAGGAAGCACCGTCCGGCACCTGGCACAGCTCCCAGAGCGATGCTTGGAGGCTTGGGAGGCTCTTTTCCGCGGAGATTGTactttgggaggggaggggcgcagCGCTCCGCCTCGGGTGTCCCTTCCTTCCAGGTTTGTGGGTGGAGCCACCGTCCCCCCGCTCCCCCCATGCTGTTCACCGTGTTGTCCGGGCTTCCGGAGGCTCAGCCGCAGGATGGACAAGTGGCAGAATAGTcgcggttgggggggggggggtgtgctggGACGTGTGGGCGATCGGGCGTGGGTTCTGTGGGGTCGGGGTGGTCTTCCTACCCCGCCCAGGTTCCGAGGGGCTGAGACCTGGGTccgtcccctccccaccacctccctgccTGCGTGACaaaggcccccacccccacccccacccccacccggctgATAAGAAAGGTGCTAACCAGGTCTGATCACTTGCCATGTGGGCATTTCTCCGACTTGCAGAGAAGAATCTGCCGGGAGCTGATGAAACACAGACTCCCAGGCCCGGGCCCCCTTCAGCCTGGCGGGAGGCCCCTGCAGTGTGGATTCTCCAGGCTCAGGGATGCTCCCCGGCCCCCAGGAGTGGGGGGGTGGCTGTCAGACGAGGGAGAGTCTGGCTCTGGCCGGACAGGGAGGGACGCAGGGAAACCCCGGGCCGCTGTCTCCAGTGAGGGGCAGCACTGGGGCCCTGGGTTCAGAGGCGCCCCTGGTGACAGATGGGAGGCTGGCCGGCCGAGGGTGTGTGTGCACTGTGCACAGTGGTTGCTCGTGTCACAGAgtctcccagcctccccctgcccatCAGAGGCCAATGAtgccatccccccgcccccacgccaGGTGGCTCTGGAAGCCTTTGTTGCTGCCTGGCCCGCCTTCTCAGGTGCTCCCCTCACCTGAGCCCCTCCCGCGCTGGCAGCTTCTGCCTTTATCCCGTGTTCCGTCCCAGCTGGGACAGCACTGCCTCGCCCCGACCTGCCTCCCTGggagcccctctctgcccctccctgcccctcctggggaGACCAAGGGTAGGCCCACCGGGCCAGCCCGGAACACATGATACAGCCTCCTGTCACCCGACCGGCGGGCCCCTGGAAACCAGTCGCTGCTGACCCCTAGCGTCAGGAATGTCCGCCAGCAATTCCTAGAGCcgggctgtcccctcccccacactgggTGTGCGGGCAGCTGGGGATGGTCCGTGCGCCACGCAGGATGGTGGATAGCAACGGCCCGGGTGGATGGCTGCTTAGGAGGAGAACGGGGTCTGGTGGTGACCTTGAGTGTGGGCCGTGGGCCGCACGTGCTGAGGAGCCGTGGTGGGGCACCACCTGGTCAGAGCTGGCTCTGGGGAGACGCAGCTGGTGAGATGCGGAGGGCAGTGAAGGCGGGAGACCAGCGGAAGAATATGGCGTCAGGATCTGGGTGGCGTCCTGGGTGTGGACAGACGGGGCTTTGGGGCTCGCTCACTTGATTGCTGGCCTTTCATTCCCTTGTGACATTAGTGACCTGTGTGCCCCTGCCAGCTCCGGCTAGATAGCAGGTGCCCAGGAGGCAGTGGCCAAGGCAGGCCACACCCATGGGGAAGGGTCAAGGGGCAGGGTCCCCAGAGTGACCACTGCTATGGGGGAGATGAAAGGGTGTCAGGACGGAGGGTCAGGGCAGGTCCCCAAACTGAGAGGCGTGTGACGTGAAGGGCAGCCCTTCCCAGGGACCAGACCCTGGAGGCGAGGTAGCAGCCAGAGTAGCGTTGTGGGGCGTGGTGGGGGACCAGGGCCTGGAGGCCACCTGTGCAGCAGGAGCTCCTGGGGGCCCGAAGCAGGGTGTGAGGCCATGTGGTCTCTCAGCCACCCCAGCACAGCAGCGGGAAGAGCCTTGGCAGCCAGGGCCGGGGCCAGTCCATTGGGCAGGGTGTGGCTGAGGCCGTGGGAGAAGCAGCCGTCCCCAGAGGGAGAGCCTGTCAGACTCTCCGATACGTTGGAGGTggtgggtgagggaggagggcggCAAAGTTGCAGAcacggagccagatgcaggggcgCGTCACTGGCTTGAGGAGCCAAGGTTGATGGCAACGGCTGCTGCATCTGGGCAGAAGTAGgagaagatgggggtgggggcctcGAGGGACGGGTAGGTCTGGCGCTCGGAAGAGACTGGGCTAGAGAGATTTAGGGGCACCGAGCCCGTGTGCCCGCCCAGGGAGGGCGTGTGCAGGGAGAGCTTCCCGGAGAGGGCTGGGTGGTCTCTGAGAGCCTTGaaccacaacccccccccccccccgccagttgGAGAAGCAGCAGGTTTAGGGGGTGTGGTTGGGGAGCAGGGAGCGCCAGGTTTCCTGGAGGGGGGCCTGAAGGTCTGGGCCATCCCTGGGCTGCAGCCGGGacagtgtggggggaggggagctggaggAGGCTCAAAGGGGAGGCATGGCCACCGGTGGTGTTTGTAGGGGGTGGGAAACCCAGGGTCTGAGGGGGAGTGTGGGGAAGAGTCTGGGACTGGGGACACCGAACCACACTGGCCCTGTGCTGGGGGCGCAGTGGGGGTGATGTGACCCCAGGACCCGTGTGCAGGACCCGAATGAGGTGCGTATGGTGCTGCCTAGAGGCTCGAAGCCCGGCCTCGGGATGGTGGAGCGCACCTTCCCCCCCCCGACCCGTCTACAGGGATAGACACTGAGGCCCTTTCTGCGTGGCGCCCCATTCAGACTTCTGCACGCCTGCCTCCCCATCTCGTCCGGTCCGTgctgccttcctccccttttAGCATCTGTGGTTCGTCAGAGGCCACATCCCTGATGTTCCCCAGCACCCctgtacaaattttattttacaattcgTACACAGTAAAATTCGTTCTGCATTAGGTTTAATTTTTTGACAACAGTAGGCGCGGACGTGGGTGATGTCTGCTTTCGCTCGGTGGTCTGACTCGGAGACAAAGCCTCGGCGGCCCTCCGTGCAACTTCGTGCGCAACAGTGCAAATGAGGAGCGGGGCTGGGGGGGTCTCTGGCTTCCTCCGCCCCGACCCAGGATGGCAGGTGCCGGGGCATCCTCGAGGGAGGCAGCTTGGCTCCCCTGGGACCCTCCCTCAACTGACTTCCCTAGTgccagccctgggtggggggacgggggcgGGAGCTCTGCAGGGCCCTGGGCTGAGCGGCCCTGTCCTGTCCAGCCCTGGGCCTCTGGGCCGGCGGGAGGGGCCTGTGCACGCCGCTGCCGGGACACGGGCTCCTGGACCTCACAAGGGCCGGTTGGGAGAGAAACTTGCCTCGAGCAGGGAGAGTGAGCCTGGGTGGATGGCAGGAAGCACCTTGGAGACCGGAAGGTCAAAGGTCAGTTTGCTTCTGTCCACCACAGGCTGCTGGGTAAAACCGTATTTGGAAGAAACAGTGCTGCTTTGAGCAAAGTTGGGAAAGGACTGATAGGGGTTTTCCAGCAGGGACACCGGGCTGCAGGGTGCCCGCAGCCACCAGCCGCAAACCGGCAAGACGTGGTTGGGCTCTGCTTGGGTTTGGCCAAGCATCTCGCGGTCTCATCTTAGTTGTGTGGTTCTCACGGTGCCGGCACGGCAcactggggtgggggcacctCAGTAATGAGCGCTGTAGCGACCACAGGTGCCATGCGACCCCCACTTCAGGATTTGGCCCCACCCCCCCTGGGTCACAGGGGTGGGTGTGGGccttggtcccccccccccccatgcctgtGGGCTGCATCActgtcccttctctccccaccagcCTTGGCGACCACTGGGCATCTTCCCGTTAGCATCCTGGGGGGCAGCGATTACCAGGGGGTGCTGCTGCATAGACTGGCCTGGGGTCAGGTCCAGCTTGGAGGCCCACGAACCCTGTGACTCTGGCTGGGGGCCTGGTCCCGGTGGGTTGGGTTGCAGGGGCGAATGCCTGCGCTCAGGGTGGCGGTCACCACCCCCACAGTGTTGGCCCCACGtgtttcctcccacccccaaggaCCCTGTGCTCAGACAACTAGGCCGCTCCACTACCGTGCTCATCAAACTGAACTTCTTTATTAAGTGCCAATAGTCCAGGCAGGCGCGGTCCCCTGCAGCCCCCGGGCCTGGCCTGCGCCTGGACTGCGGCGGGGCGCCAAGCGGTCTCTGTAGTGTGGCGGCCGCTCACTTCACGTGCTCGGCCGCGTGCGAGGAGCAGTAATACTTCTTGTGGGCGATGAAAGTGGACAGGCTGCTGAACCTGATGTTGCACAGGCGGCAGTACCTGTGGCTGCCGGGGGGCGCGGGCGCCGGCGTCCCCTTGCTGGGGGTCTGGACGCCCTTGTCCGAGTGGGAAGGGGGCGTCGGCGGGGGCGGCGGGTGTGGCGGCACCGCCTCGGGGGACGGGGCCGgtggcgggccgggccgggggctgCCGTCGGGGGCGCCGGGGGCCGGCTCCCGCAGCTCCTGGCCGTTGAGGCCGTCTCGTGGGGCGGCGGGCGAGGGTGTCCGGGCGCCGGCGGGCGTATGGCCCAGCAGCAGGCCGTGCGCCAGGCGGAAGTGCTCGATGAGGTCGCCGCGGACCACGCCGTTGGGCGGGCAGTAGGGACACACGACGGCGCTGGCGGCCGCGTCCTCGGGGGCGACGCGCAGGAGGCGCGGGGCGGCGGGGCACGAGAACTTCTTGTGCGCCAGGTAGGCCTCGAGGCTGTGGAAGCTCACGCGGCAGGCTGTGCACTCGTGGTAGTCGGCCAGGGCGGGCAGGCCGGGGGCGGGCACAGGCGCCTGGCGCCGCGGCTTCTTGCTCAGGTCGATGGGGCCGTCGGCGGCGTCGAGCCCGCTTCCGCTTCCCGGCCGGGGCGACGGCGACGCAGGCGGCTcgggggcggggccgaggggcgcgggggcggggccagaggcggggggcggggcggccgcgTGCAGCTCGTACAGCTTGCGGCGCCGGCGCGTGCACACCATTGGCGCGGCGGGCAAGGCGGGCGCGGAGGGCGCGGGGGTCCCGGCGGGTGCGGGCCGGCGCGGCGGCGGGTCGTGGCGCGAAGCACAGTAGTAGCGCTTGTGCACGGTATAGGTCTCGTGGCGGCTGAAGCGGATGTTGCAGGCCTCGCACAGCGTCCGGCGGGGATCGTCGTCCTCGTCCGCCCCGCTGCCCGGGCTGGGGCTGCCCgggctgccctccctgccccggcCGCCCCCCTcggcctcggcctcggcctcGGGTGTGGCCGCGCCCCCCGCCTCGTCCTCGCGCGCCCCGGAGCTCGGCGAGGCGCGCCCCGGGTCGGCCTCGGGGGGCGGTGGGCCGGGGGGTGcgcggcccggggcggggggtgccttGGCCCTGCGCGCTGGGGGCGCGTCGTCAGGCGGGCGGCGGCCGGAGCAGTAGAGGCGCTTGTGCACGTAGAAGTTGTTGACGTTGTTGAAGGTGATGTCGCACTCGAAGCACGTGGCGCCCTTGGGAGCCCCCGCGAAGAGGCCGGCCTGGGCCCCCGCGCCCGC
This genomic window contains:
- the ZFPM1 gene encoding zinc finger protein ZFPM1 isoform X2; this translates as MLPQAPTEAEANAEIYRKDEALWCRVTKPVPAGRLLGVLLTAAEPRGTPSHPVKEEPAEPECPAPSHTDIPLLPQQAGMASILATAVINKDVFPCKDCGIWYRSERNLQAHLLYYCASRQTTGSPAAAADEKPKETYPNERVCPFPQCRKSCPSASSLEIHMRSHSGERPFVCLICLSAFTTKANCERHLKVHTDTLSGVCHSCGFISTTRDILYSHLVTNHMVCQPGSKAEIYSPGAGHPAAKLPPGLAQVGPAPALKCGPWGLPADSLASFQQHTAPHGPLASTDLGLAPTPSPGLDRKALAEATNGEARGAPQNGGSSEPPAAPRAIKTEAATEEPEAEPGPPAAASRTPSPPSPAPARVKAELSSPTPGSSPGPGELGLAAGTLFLPQFPAAPPASEILAKMSELVHSRLQAGAGAQAGLFAGAPKGATCFECDITFNNVNNFYVHKRLYCSGRRPPDDAPPARRAKAPPAPGRAPPGPPPPEADPGRASPSSGAREDEAGGAATPEAEAEAEGGGRGREGSPGSPSPGSGADEDDDPRRTLCEACNIRFSRHETYTVHKRYYCASRHDPPPRRPAPAGTPAPSAPALPAAPMVCTRRRRKLYELHAAAPPPASGPAPAPLGPAPEPPASPSPRPGSGSGLDAADGPIDLSKKPRRQAPVPAPGLPALADYHECTACRVSFHSLEAYLAHKKFSCPAAPRLLRVAPEDAAASAVVCPYCPPNGVVRGDLIEHFRLAHGLLLGHTPAGARTPSPAAPRDGLNGQELREPAPGAPDGSPRPGPPPAPSPEAVPPHPPPPPTPPSHSDKGVQTPSKGTPAPAPPGSHRYCRLCNIRFSSLSTFIAHKKYYCSSHAAEHVK